From bacterium, the proteins below share one genomic window:
- a CDS encoding TlpA disulfide reductase family protein — translation MLAPESQLVGTRVAPNFTLNDLDKNEVVLDSLVNRGLVVIEFWATWCKPCIRELDTFKKLNKEVSPQDVTFVGINIDETRTRRNVPLMVKSRGWDFLILYDDDQKVAKLFQVQVIPCTFIIGKNREILYHCIGFRKGDEELLYKEIQSVIEKPEGLD, via the coding sequence ATACTTGCTCCAGAGTCCCAACTTGTCGGGACTCGAGTTGCCCCTAATTTTACTCTCAATGACTTAGATAAAAACGAGGTAGTGCTTGACTCACTTGTTAATAGAGGACTGGTAGTTATTGAATTTTGGGCTACCTGGTGTAAGCCGTGTATAAGGGAGCTTGATACTTTTAAGAAGTTAAACAAAGAGGTATCACCTCAAGATGTAACTTTTGTTGGTATTAATATAGATGAAACTCGTACCAGGAGGAATGTCCCTCTAATGGTTAAATCGCGTGGATGGGATTTCTTAATCCTTTATGATGATGACCAAAAAGTGGCAAAACTTTTTCAAGTGCAAGTAATACCGTGTACTTTTATTATTGGTAAAAATAGAGAAATTTTGTATCATTGTATCGGGTTTAGAAAGGGAGATGAAGAATTACTTTATAAAGAGATACAGTCAGTTATTGAAAAGCCGGAAGGCTTGGATTAA